The following proteins are encoded in a genomic region of Populus nigra chromosome 16, ddPopNigr1.1, whole genome shotgun sequence:
- the LOC133676101 gene encoding glutamate synthase 1 [NADH], chloroplastic isoform X1: MSAAASSGALLQPKSVKAPFSSLSKSSCLSPSLNVATAASVSRRSARANRCASTRKSVVVERKSFLGSKVRGSAGSERLHFWQSDGPGREPKLRVVVRSALSGVPEKPLGLYDPSFDKDSCGVGFVAELSGDSSRKTVNDALEMLVRMTHRGACGCETNTGDGAGILVALPHDFYKQVAKDIGFELPPPGEYAVGMFFLPTSENRKEESKNVFTKVAESLGHTVLGWRPVPTDNSGLGNSALQTEPVIEQVFLTATPRSKADFEQQMYILRRVSMVAIRAALNLQYGGVRDFYICSLSSRTIVYKGQLKPEQLKGYYYADLGNERFTSYMALVHSRFSTNTFPSWDRAQPMRVLGHNGEINTLRGNVNWMKAREGLIKCKELGLSKNEMKKLLPIVDASSSDSGAFDGVLELLIRAGRSLPEAVMMMIPEAWQNDKNMDPQRRALYEYFSALMEPWDGPALISFTDGHYLGATLDRNGLRPGRFYVTRSGRVIMASEVGVVDIPPEDVLRKGRLNPGMMLLVDFEKHIIVDDEALKQQYSLARPYGEWLKRQKIELSDIVDSVQESERVAPAISGVVPASDDDTSMQNMGTHGLLAPLKAFGYTVEALEMLMLPMAKDATEALGSMGNDAPLAVMSNREKLTFEYFKQMFAQVTNPPIDPIREKIVTSMECMIGPEGDLTETTEEQCHRLSLKGPLLSIEQMEAMKKLNFRGWRSKVLDITYSKERGRKGLEETLDRICAEAHEAIKEGYTVLVLSDRAFSSKRVAASSLLAVGAVHQYLVKKLERTQVGLIVESAEPREVHHFCTLVGFGADAICPYLAVEAIWRLQVDGKIPPKSTGEFHTKDELVKKYFKASNYGMMKVLAKMGISTLASYKGAQIFEGLGLSSEVIDKCFAGTPSRVEGATFEMLARDSLHLHELAFPSRVLPPGSAEAVALPNPGDYHWRKGGEIHLNDPLAIAKLQEAARGNSVAAYKEYSKRVQELNKACNLRGLLKFKEADVKVSLDEVEPASEIVKRFCTGAMSYGSISLEAHTTLAQAMNKIGGKSNTGEGGEQPSRMETLPDGSMNPKRSAIKQVASGRFGVSSYYLTNADELQIKMAQGAKPGEGGELPGHKVIGDIAITRNSTAGVGLISPPPHHDIYSIEDLAQLIHDLKNANPAARISVKLVSEAGVGVIASGVVKGHADHVLISGHDGGTGASRWTGIKNAGLPWELGLAETHQTLVANDLRGRTVLQTDGQLKTGRDVAIAALLGAEEFGFSTAPLITLGCIMMRKCHKNTCPVGIATQDPVLREKFAGEPEHVINFFFMLAEELREIMAQLGFRTMTEMVGRSDMLEVDKEVVKSNEKLENIDLSLLLRPAADIRPEAAQYCVQKQDHGLDMALDNKLIKLSEAALEKGLPVYIETPICNVNRAVGTMLSHEVTKRYHLAGLPADTIHIKLTGSAGQSLGAFLCPGIMLELEGDGNDYVGKGLSGGKIVVYPPKGSLFDPKENIVIGNVALYGATCGEAYFNGMAAERFCVRNSGARAVVEGVGDHGCEYMTGGTVVVLGKTGRNFAAGMSGGVAYVLDLDGKFRSRCNPELVDLDKVEEEEDITTLKMMIQQHQRHTNSLLAREVLADFDNLLPKFIKVFPRDYKRVLANMKEESATKEAADLAAKEVEEAEELDEAELKEKDAFEELKKLAAASLNGNSIQVEDGPLKRPTRVNDAVKHRGFIAYEREGVQYRDPNIRMNDWKEVTEESKPGPLLKTQSARCMDCGTPFCHQENSGCPLGNKIPEFNELVHQNRWREALDRLLETNNFPEFTGRVCPAPCEGSCVLGIIDDPVSIKNIECSIIDKAFEEGWMVPRPPLKRTGRRVAIVGSGPSGLAAADQLNKMGHLVTVYERADRIGGLMMYGVPNMKTDKVDIVQRRVNLMSEEGINFVVNANVGIDPLYSLDRLRDENNAIVLAVGATKPRDLPVPGRELSGVYFAMQFLHANTKSLLDSNLQDGNYISAMGKKVVVIGGGDTGTDCIGTSIRHGCSSIVNLELLPEPPRTRGPGNPWPQWPRVFRVDYGHQEAAAKFGKDPRSYEVLTKRFIGDENGNVKGLELVRVHWEKDATGKFQFKEVEGSEEVIEADLVLLAMGFLGPEPNVAEKLGLEQDNRSNFKAEYGRFSTNVEGIFAAGDCRRGQSLVVWAISEGRQAASQVDKYLMKEEDATINTDNTQDDLVKRHQDLNKRHQDSSKHTVMT; encoded by the exons atgtcggctgcagcgagctCTGGAGCTCTCCTTCAACCAAAATCGGTGAAAGCTCCGTTTTCTTCGCTTAGTAAATCGTCTTGTCTTTCTCCTTCGCTCAATGTTGCCACAGCAGCATCTGTTTCTCGGCGGAGCGCGAGGGCAAACCGATGTGCTTCGACGAGGAAATCGGTGGTTGTTGAGAGAAAATCGTTTTTGGGAAGTAAAGTGCGGGGGTCTGCTGGATCGGAGAGATTGCATTTTTGGCAGTCGGATGGACCGGGTAGAGAGCCGAAACTTCGAGTTGTTGTCCGGTCTGCATTGTCCGGTGTGCCGGAGAAGCCGCTTGGGTTGTATGACCCATCGTTTGATAAGGATTCGTGCGGGGTTGGTTTTGTGGCTGAATTATCCGGGGATAGTAGTCGTAAAACG GTAAATGATGCTTTGGAGATGTTGGTGAGGATGACACATAGAGGGGCTTGTGGATGTGAGACGAATACTGGTGATGGGGCTGGTATTCTTGTGGCTCTTCCTCATGATTTCTACAAGCAG GTTGCCAAGGATATTGGGTTCGAACTGCCACCTCCAGGGGAATATGCAGTTGGCATGTTCTTTTTGCCCACATCTGAAAATCGTAAGGAAGAAAGCAAGAATGTATTCACTAAG GTTGCGGAGTCTCTTGGGCATACTGTACTTGGGTGGCGACCAGTACCAACAGATAACTCTGGACTGGGAAATTCTGCTTTGCAGACCGAGCCTGTCATTGAGCAAGTGTTCCTTACAGCCACTCCTAGGTCGAAGGCTGATTTTGAGCAGCAG ATGTACATATTAAGGAGGGTGTCAATGGTAGCTATTAGAGCTGCACTAAACCTTCAATATGGTGGTGTTAGGGACTTTTATATCTGTTCCCTTTCCTCAAG GACGATTGTTTATAAAGGTCAGTTGAAGCCTGAACAGTTGAAGGGTTACTATTATGCAGATCTTGGCAATGAAAGGTTTACGAGCTACATGGCCCTG GTACACTCACGATTTTCAACAAATACATTTCCTAGCTGGGATCGTGCACAACCCATGCGTGTCTTGGGCCATAATGGGGAAATCAACACGCTAAGAGGCAATGTAAACTG GATGAAGGCTCGTGAGGGCCTAATAAAGTGCAAGGAGCTCGGTCTCTCAAAAAATGAGATGAAGAAGCTTCTTCCAATTGTAGATGCTAGTTCTTCCGACTCAG GGGCTTTTGATGGTGTGCTGGAGCTTTTAATTCGAGCTGGTAGAAGTCTCCCTGAAGCTGTCATGATGATGATTCCTGAAGCCTGGCAAAATGACAAGAATATGGATCCTCAAAGGAGGGCACTGTACGAATACTTCTCAGCTCTTATGGAACCGTGGGATGGGCCTGCACTTATCTCAT ttaCTGATGGCCACTACTTGGGAGCTACTCTGGATCGCAATGGGTTACGTCCAGGAAGATTTTATGTTACACGAAGTGGACGAGTTATCATGGCTAGTGAAGTTGGTGTTGTGGATATTCCTCCTGAAGATGTCCTTAGGAAAGGAAGACTTAACCCTGGAATGATGCTTCTGGTGGATTTTGAGAAGCATATTATTGTAGATGATGAAGCCTTGAAGCAACAATATTCCCTAGCAAGGCCCTATGGAGAGTGGCTGAAGAGGCAAAAGATTGAACTCAGTGACATAGTTGACTCGGTTCAAGAATCTGAGAGAGTTGCTCCAGCCATTTCTGGGGTTGTTCCT GCATCTGATGATGACACCAGCATGCAGAATATGGGCACTCATGGTTTGCTGGCACCATTAAAAGCTTTTGG CTATACTGTTGAAGCCTTGGAGATGCTGATGCTTCCCATGGCAAAGGACGCCACAGAGGCTCTTGGTTCGATGGGAAATGATGCTCCCTTGGCTGTCATGTCTAACAGGGAAAAACTCACTTTCGAGTACTTCAAGCAAATGTTTGCTCAAGTGACAAACCCTCCAATTGATCCCATCAGAGAGAAGATTGTCACTTCCATGGAATGCATGATTGGGCCAGAAGGTGATTTGACAGAAACAACTGAAGAACAATGCCACCGTCTCTCTCTAAAAGGCCCTCTTTTATCAATTGAGCAAATGGaagcaatgaaaaaattgaactttAGAGGTTGGCGAAGCAAAGTTCTCGACATAACTTATTCAAAGGAACGGGGTAGGAAGGGATTGGAGGAGACTTTAGATAGGATTTGTGCTGAAGCTCATGAGGCAATCAAGGAAGGTTATACCGTGTTGGTTCTTTCTGACAGAG CCTTCTCATCAAAGCGTGTTGCTGCAAGCTCCCTCTTGGCTGTTGGAGCTGTCCACCAATATCTAGTAAAAAAGCTTGAGCGAACTCAAGTCGGGTTGATAGTTGAATCTGCCGAACCACGTGAAGTGCACCATTTCTGTACGTTGGTTGGTTTTGGCGCAGATGCTATCTGTCCATACTTAGCTGTAGAGGCCATTTGGAGATTACAGGTTGATGGCAAGATCCCACCAAAATCCACTGGCGAGTTCCACACAAAGGATGAGCTAGTCAAGAAGTATTTCAAGGCAAGCAACTATGGCATGATGAAAGTGCTTGCCAAAATGGGAATTTCAACTTTGGCCTCCTACAAGGGTGCTCAGATTTTTGAAGGCCTGGGCCTTTCATCAGAAGTGATTGACAAGTGCTTTGCAGGAACTCCAAGCAGGGTAGAAGGAGCAACATTTGAGATGCTTGCCCGTGATTCACTTCATTTGCATGAGTTGGCATTTCCTTCCCGTGTTCTCCCTCCTGGAAGTGCAGAAGCTGTAGCACTGCCCAATCCGGGGGATTATCATTGGAGAAAAGGTGGTGAGATTCACCTTAATGATCCTCTTGCTATTGCAAAGCTTCAAGAAGCTGCCAGAGGTAATAGTGTGGCTGCCTATAAGGAATATTCTAAACGTGTTCAGGAGTTGAACAAAGCTTGTAATTTGCGTGGGCTTTTGAAGTTCAAAGAGGCAGATGTGAAAGTTTCTTTGGATGAAGTAGAACCAGCCAGTGAGATTGTTAAAAGGTTCTGTACTGGTGCAATGAGTTATGGATCCATATCATTGGAGGCACACACCACACTGGCTCAGGCTATGAACAAAATTGGAGGAAAATCAAACACAG GTGAGGGAGGTGAACAACCATCTCGGATGGAGACTCTTCCTGATGGTTCAATGAACCCAAAGAGGAGTGCAATTAAGCAGGTTGCAAGTGGGAGATTTGGAGTGTCAAGTTACTATCTTACAAATGCTGATGAGCTGCAGATAAAGATGGCTCAG GGTGCCAAGCCTGGTGAAGGAGGTGAGCTTCCTGGCCACAAGGTCATAGGAGACATTGCAATTACCAGAAATTCTACTGCAGGGGTGGGCCTCATTAGTCCTCCTCCCCATCATGATATCTATTCAATTGAAGACCTTGCTCAATTGATTCACGATCTCAAG AATGCCAATCCAGCAGCCAGAATAAGTGTCAAGTTGGTATCCGAAGCTGGTGTAGGAGTCATTGCCAGTGGGGTGGTGAAGGGACATGCTGACCATGTTTTGATCTCAGGTCATGATGGAGGTACAGGTGCTTCTCGATGGACTGGCATCAAGAATGCTGGGCTCCCATGGGAACTTGGTTTGGCCGAGACCCATCAAACACTTGTTGCCAATGACCTTCGTGGCCGAACAGTTCTTCAGACTGATGGCCAACTAAAAACTGGCCGGGATGTGGCCATTGCAGCTCTTCTTGGCGCAGAAGAGTTTGGTTTCAGCACTGCACCCCTTATAACACTTGGTTGCATCATGATGCGAAAGTGCCATAAGAACACCTGCCCCGTAGGCATTGCTACTCAAGATCCAGTGCTGAGGGAAAAGTTTGCTGGAGAACCTGAACATGttatcaacttcttttttatgcTAGCAGAGGAGCTCAGGGAGATCATGGCTCAGCTTGGTTTCCGTACGATGACTGAGATGGTTGGTCGTTCAGACATGCTTGAAGTTGATAAAGAAGTTGTTAAGAGCAACGAGAAGCTGGAAAATATTGATCTCTCTTTGTTACTTAGACCTGCTGCTGACATTCGACCTGAAGCTGCTCAGTATTGTGTCCAAAAGCAGGATCATGGTTTGGACATGGCATTGGATAATAAACTCATTAAACTCTCTGAGGCTGCATTGGAAAAAGGTCTTCCTGTGTACATTGAAACACCTATCTGCAATGTGAACCGTGCTGTTGGAACGATGCTTAGTCATGAAGTTACTAAGCGTTACCACTTGGCAGGGCTTCCCGCAGATACTATTCACATCAAACTCACAGGAAGTGCTGGGCAGAGTCTAGGAGCTTTCCTTTGCCCTGGCATTATGCTGGAGCTGGAAGGGGATGGCAATGACTACGTTGGTAAAGGATTATCAGGTGGGAAGATTGTAGTTTATCCTCCAAAAGGAAGCCTGTTTGAtccaaaagaaaacattgtgatCGGTAATGTAGCTCTTTATGGAGCCACATGTGGTGAAGCATATTTCAATGGGATGGCAGCAGAAAGATTTTGTGTCCGTAATTCTGGGGCTAGGGCTGTTGTAGAAGGTGTTGGTGATCATGGCTGTGAGTACATGACAGGAGGAACTGTTGTTGTGCTTGGGAAAACTGGAAGGAATTTTGCTGCTGGTATGAGTGGTGGTGTTGCTTATGTTCTTGATTTGGATGGGAAATTCAGATCTCGTTGCAATCCTGAACTCGTAGATCTTGACAAAGTCGAGGAAGAGGAGGACATTACAACTCTAAAAATGATGATACAACAACACCAGCGTCACACAAATAGCCTGCTAGCTAGAGAAGTACTTGCTGATTTTGATAATCTTCTACCTAAATTTATTAAGGTCTTCCCGAGGGATTACAAACGTGTTCTTGCCAACATGAAAGAGGAATCTGCCACAAAAGAGGCTGCTGACCTAGCTGCTAAAGAAGTTGAGGAAGCTGAGGAGCTAGATGAAGCAGAGTTGAAGGAGAAAGATGCTTTTGAGGAGCTAAAGAAGCTGGCAGCTGCATCTTTGAATGGGAATTCCATTCAG GTAGAAGATGGACCTCTGAAAAGGCCTACCCGTGTTAATGATGCTGTTAAACATCGAGGGTTTATTGCTTATGAGCGAGAAGGTGTTCAGTACAGAGATCCAAATATTCGTATGAATGACTGGAAGGAAGTTACGGAGGAGTCAAAACCTGGCCCTCTTTTAAAGACCCAGTCAGCCCGTTGCATGGACTGTGGCACTCCTTTCTGTCACCAG GAGAACTCAGGATGCCCTCTTGGAAACAAAATCCCTGAATTTAATGAGCTAGTGCATCAAAATCGGTGGCGTGAAGCATTAGATAGGTTACTCGAGACAAATAACTTCCCAGAGTTCACTGGCAGAGTGTGCCCTGCACCCTGTGAAGGTTCCTGTGTTCTTGGCATAATTGATGATCCAGTATctataaaaaacattgaatgTTCAATTATTGACAAGGCCTTTGAGGAGGGTTGGATGGTTCCGCGGCCTCCCCTCAAGAGAACTGG GAGACGAGTGGCTATTGTTGGAAGCGGGCCTTCTGGTTTGGCTGCTGCTGATCAACTAAACAAAATGGGTCATTTGGTGACTGTGTATGAGCGTGCTGATCGAATTGGAGGGCTAATGATGTATGGAGTTCCGAACATGAAAACTGACAAAGTGGATATAGTTCAACGGCGTGTTAACCTTATGTCTGAGGAAGGCATCAATTTTGTGGTAAATGCTAATGTTGGAATTGATCCTTTGTATTCTCTTGATCGGCTTCGAGATGAGAACAATGCAATTGTTTTGGCAGTGGGAGCCACAAAACCTAG ggACCTTCCGGTACCTGGTCGGGAGTTGTCAGGCGTCTATTTTGCTATGCAGTTTCTTCATGCAAATACCAAAAGTTTGCTTGACAGCAATTTGCAGGACGGTAACTACATATCCGCAATGGGCAAGAAAGTTGTTGTCATTGGTGGAGGTGACACTGGAACAGATTGCATTGGGACATCTATTCGCCATGGGTGTAGTAGCATTGTAAATCTAGAGCTTCTACCTGAGCCACCACGAACTAGAGGTCCGGGCAACCCTTGGCCACAG TGGCCTAGAGTATTCCGGGTAGACTATGGGCACCAGGAAGCTGCTGCCAAGTTCGGGAAAGACCCGAGGTCTTATGAGGTGTTGACTAAGCGTTTCATTGGAGATGAGAATGGGAATGTGAAAGGACTTGAGCTGGTACGTGTCCATTGGGAGAAGGATGCCACAGggaaatttcaatttaaggaGGTTGAGGGCTCTGAGGAAGTTATTGAGGCTGACCTAGTCCTACTAGCAATGGGATTCCTTGGTCCTGAGCCG AATGTGGCAGAGAAGTTGGGCTTGGAGCAAGATAATAGATCGAATTTCAAGGCAGAATATGGCCGCTTCTCAACCAATGTGGAAGGGATCTTTGCAGCTGGGGATTGCAGGCGAGGCCAGTCCCTAGTTGTATGGGCAATATCAGAAGGACGACAAGCTGCTTCCCAGGTCGACAAATATCTCATGAAAGAAGAGGATGCTACCATTAACACCGATAATACTCAGGATGACCTTGTCAAGAGGCACCAGGACCTCAACAAGAGACATCAAGACAGCAGCAAGCACACTGTCATGACGTAG